One Solanum pennellii chromosome 9, SPENNV200 DNA segment encodes these proteins:
- the LOC107031136 gene encoding FRIGIDA-like protein 4a has product MGSLADPGELDSVEPPPQQPSFDEFQRQTSLMTSCTLLWKELSDHFTSLEQDILKKSEALKAKIQTLDSETKASLEVLEQRETSMNVSLSIALQKVVENKKAAILALDEGVEQPEVDDSTGLLLKLKSFCVKMDSRSFWNFLTAKKKDLDSLRLEIPKALGECVDPPRFVLESISEVFPEDKREERNERNNDLGWACVLMLESLIPVMMDPVLGNERKLVTPSVKDKANEIAEIWKRSLDERGGIENVKTPDVHTFLQHLVTFGVVKDEDFDLYRKLVVGSAWRKQMPKLAISLGLGDKMPEMIEELISRGQQVDAVHFTYEVGLADKFPPVPLLKAFLKDAKKAAAAILEDPNNFGRAVHFASKKEQSAIRSVLKCIEEYKLEAEFPPENLKKQLEQLEKPKNEKKRPAALPANKRTRANNGGPMPPAKAGRSTNAYVSSFPVAPAFVRSPPHTQYPQAVPAYASPPTIYGSRSPPYPYSPEAAPYPGTPVNYSPYGGYCNGMAPAYQQAYYR; this is encoded by the exons TTCTCTAATGACAAGTTGTACTCTTCTCTGGAAGGAACTTTCTGATCATTTCACTTCACTTGAACAAGATATCCTCAAAAAGTCGGAAGCTTTGAAAGCTAAAATCCAAACTTTGGATTCCGAAACTAAAGCATCTCTTGAAGTTCTGGAACAGCGTGAGACTTCAATGAATGTTTCACTTTCAATTGCTTTGCAGAAAGTTGTTGAGAACAAAAAAGCTGCTATTTTGGCTTTGGATGAAGGTGTGGAGCAGCCAGAAGTTGATGATTCTACTGGATTGTTGTTAAAATTGAAGAGTTTTTGTGTCAAGATGGATTCTAGAAGTTTCTGGAACTTTCTGACGGCGAAGAAGAAGGATTTGGATTCGCTTAGGCTGGAAATCCCGAAAGCGTTGGGGGAATGTGTGGATCCGCCGAGGTTTGTGTTGGAATCGATATCGGAGGTGTTTCCGGAGGATAAGAGGGAAGAGAGGAATGAAAGGAACAATGATTTGGGGTGGGCTTGTGTTTTGATGTTGGAATCGTTGATTCCTGTGATGATGGATCCTGTTTTGGGTAATGAGAGGAAATTGGTGACTCCAAGTGTGAAGGATAAGGCTAATGAGATTGCGGAGATTTGGAAGAGGAGTTTGGATGAAAGAGGTGGGATTGAGAATGTGAAGACACCAGATGTGCATACTTTCTTGCAGCATTTGGTGACTTTTGGAGTTGTGAAGGATGAGGACTTTGATTTGTATAGGAAACTTGTTGTTGGGTCTGCTTGGAGGAAGCAGATGCCTAAACTTGCTATCTCTCTTGGCCTTGGTGATAAAATGCCTG AGATGATTGAAGAACTGATCAGCCGGGGACAGCAAGTTGATGCTGTACATTTCACTTATGAAGTTGGACTTGCAGATAAGTTCCCTCCTGTTCCTCTTCTGAAAGCTTTTCTAAAAGATGCGAAAAAAGCTGCTGCTGCAATCCTGGAAGATCCTAATAATTTTGGTCGAGCTGTG CATTTTGCTTCTAAGAAAGAGCAATCAGCAATTCGTTCTGTTCTCAAGTGCATTGAAGAATACAAGCTTGAAGCTGAATTTCCACCAGAGAACCTTAAGAAGCAGCTTGAGCAATTGGAGAAGCCGAAGAATGAGAAGAAGAGGCCAGCTGCTTTACCAGCAAACAAAAGAACGAGAGCCAATAATGGTGGTCCTATGCCTCCTGCTAAGGCAGGCCGTTCAACAAATGCCTACGTTTCATCTTTCCCTGTAGCTCCAGCATTTGTTAGGTCTCCACCACACACCCAATACCCTCAAGCAGTTCCAGCATATGCCTCACCACCAACCATCTACGGCAGCAGGAGCCCACCTTACCCTTACTCCCCAGAAGCTGCCCCCTATCCAGGCACCCCAGTGAACTACTCTCCGTACGGAGGCTACTGCAATGGAATGGCCCCAGCTTACCAGCAAGCTTACTACCGATAG